The following proteins are co-located in the Dromiciops gliroides isolate mDroGli1 chromosome 2, mDroGli1.pri, whole genome shotgun sequence genome:
- the ODC1 gene encoding ornithine decarboxylase, whose translation MNSFSNDEFDFNFLDEGFTAKDILDQKINEVSSSDDKDAFYVADLGDVLKKHLRWYKALPRVTPFYAVKCNDSRAIVKTLATIGAGFDCASKTEIQLVQSLGVPPERIIYANPCKQVSQIKYAANNGVQMMTFDSEVELMKVARAHPKAKLVLRIATDDSKAVCRLSVKFGATLKTSRLLLERAKELNIDVIGVSFHVGSGCTDPETFVQAVSDARCVFDMGVEFGFNMYLLDIGGGFPGSEDVKLKFEEITSVINPALDKYFPSDSGVKIIAEPGRYYVASAFTLAVNIIAKKLVLKEQTGSDDEDEANDQTFMYYVNDGVYGSFNCILFDHAHVKPILQKRPKPDEKYYSSSIWGPTCDGLDRIVDRCDLPEMHVGDWMLFENMGAYTVAAASTFNGFQRPTIYYVMSGPAWQCMQQLKNQGFPAEVEDQDINTLPLSCAWESGMEHHSTTCTSASINV comes from the exons ATGAACAGCTTTAGCAATGATGAATTTGACTTCAACTTCCTTGATGAAGGCTTTACTGCTAAGGATATTCTGGACCAGAAAATTAAtgaagtttcttcttct GATGATAAAGATGCCTTCTATGTTGCCGACCTTGGTGACGTCTTAAAGAAGCATCTGAGATGGTACAAAGCTCTTCCTCGAGTAACTCCTTTTTATGCTGTTAAATGTAATGACAGCAGAGCTATAGTGAAGACACTTGCTACTATAGGAGCAGGATTTGATTGTGCTAGCAAG actGAAATACAGTTAGTACAGAGTCTTGGGGTACCTCCAGAGAGGATAATCTATGCAAATCCATGCAAACAAGTGTCACAAATTAAGTATGCTGCCAACAATGGAGTACAAATGATGACTTTTGATAGTGAAGTAGAGCTAATGAAAGTTGCCAGAGCTCATCCAAAGGCAAA GCTGGTTTTAAGGATCGCCACTGATGATTCCAAAGCTGTCTGTCGTCTAAGTGTTAAATTTGGTGCCACTCTCAAAACTAGTAGGCTACTCCTTGAACGGGCAAAGGAACTGAATATTGATGTTATTGGAGTCAG tttccatgtGGGAAGTGGTTGTACTGATCCAGAAACCTTCGTCCAAGCAGTTTCTGATGCCCGCTGTGTCTTTGACATGGGG GTGGAGTTTGGTTTCAACATGTATCTTCTTGATATCGGTGGTGGCTTTCCTGGTTCTGAAGATGTAAAGCTTAAGTTTGAAGAG ATCACAAGTGTAATCAATCCAGCATTGGACAAGTATTTTCCTTCTGACTCTGGAGTGAAAATCATAGCTGAACCAGGCAGATACTACGTTGCCTCAGCTTTCACTCTTGCAGTTAACATCATTGCCAAAAAACTTGTGTTAAAGGAACAGACAGGTTCTGATG ATGAAGATGAGGCAAATGACCAAACCTTTATGTACTATGTAAATGATGGAGTGTATGGCTCATTTAATTGCATCCTGTTTGATCATGCACATGTTAAACCTATTCTACAAAAG AGACCCAAACCAGATGAGAAGTATTACTCTTCTAGCATATGGGGACCAACCTGTGATGGCCTTGATCGAATTGTCGACCGCTGTGATTTACCAGAAATGCATGTGGGAGATTGGATGCTGTTTGAAAACATGGGTGCTtatactgttgctgctgcttctacTTTCAATGGATTCCAGAGACCCACTATCTATTATGTGATGTCTGGGCCAGCATG GCAATGCATGCAACAACTCAAGAACCAAGGTTTTCCAGCAGAAGTAGAGGATCAGGATATCAACACTTTGCCATTGTCTTGTGCTTGGGAAAGTGGAATGGAACATCACTCAACAACTTGTACTTCAGCTAGTATTAATGTATAG